From one Bacillota bacterium genomic stretch:
- a CDS encoding MBL fold metallo-hydrolase — protein MEKITDDLFIIEDEVLKANIFVLLSNSGYYLIDTGIFMKTKYLIKTLEDNDFSLSNLKMIILSHCHCDHIGGAAELARCSGAKLAAHKNDIPFILQQSVINGAYHNMMVEEQKYTRQFNCVVQHVDFPLEDDDTIDIIGGLQVINVPGHTPGSIALYQADRKIMFFSDVIRNNEDKGLVIGVPEKFNVNTNQVHADASRLLNYPIECALFGHGSPIINNANRILKESLGHAL, from the coding sequence ATGGAAAAAATCACTGATGATTTATTTATCATCGAAGATGAAGTGTTAAAAGCCAATATTTTTGTGCTTCTAAGTAATAGTGGTTATTATTTAATAGATACCGGAATTTTCATGAAAACCAAGTATTTAATCAAGACACTGGAGGATAATGACTTTTCTCTTTCCAATTTGAAAATGATTATTTTATCGCATTGTCATTGTGACCACATAGGCGGAGCTGCAGAACTTGCCAGATGTTCAGGCGCAAAGTTGGCAGCGCATAAAAATGATATTCCTTTCATATTACAACAAAGCGTAATTAATGGTGCTTATCACAACATGATGGTGGAAGAACAGAAATATACGCGACAGTTTAATTGTGTAGTGCAACATGTTGATTTTCCTTTAGAGGATGACGATACAATTGATATTATTGGCGGCTTGCAAGTTATAAATGTACCTGGGCATACACCTGGAAGTATAGCTTTATATCAGGCCGATAGAAAAATAATGTTTTTTAGTGATGTTATTAGAAATAATGAGGATAAAGGACTTGTAATAGGTGTCCCAGAAAAATTCAACGTAAACACTAACCAAGTTCATGCTGACGCAAGTAGGTTATTGAATTATCCCATTGAGTGTGCTCTATTTGGACATGGTTCACCAATAATAAATAATGCCAATCGAATTCTGAAGGAATCACTCGGACACGCGTTATAA
- a CDS encoding ABC transporter permease, protein MHVQLKTQLKLLFSNKIATLAMIAMPLVLTFLLTKANAGGTQYTLYINDADSSTVSAQYINLLKNQTNLKIVAATAEEVDHALAVQKADAAIKIEKGFFQSVETGSTNKIRILQSYQSADSTLYIQEINQCYDTLLQTYQGAAAAASEIAGNDSTLRTSDAIISSALRTSSNNAAITAESFSLSGSMKNETDNTTSTLMGFLILFVGIIVIQGSRTLIDEKENLTYERMLGMPISFLKVLTVKSVSIFLYCAVNVVIVIAAGRLVFHLQIFNNLLPLCLVFAAYLVAMIGITLMFTLRANNQQKFTAVGIPANILAGMLGGCFFPIDIAPKAIQVISRFTPQGWALSAINSLNAATLTPTLVAACIVFTLGGLTFLAVFFLSHYYRLKLMAK, encoded by the coding sequence ATGCACGTACAGTTAAAAACGCAGCTTAAGCTGCTGTTTTCAAATAAGATTGCCACTCTGGCAATGATTGCAATGCCGTTGGTGTTGACATTTCTGCTGACAAAGGCAAATGCAGGCGGAACACAATATACGCTCTATATTAACGATGCCGATAGTAGTACAGTCTCTGCACAATATATAAACCTACTGAAAAACCAGACCAATCTCAAAATCGTCGCAGCTACTGCCGAAGAAGTTGATCATGCGCTTGCTGTGCAAAAAGCAGACGCCGCCATAAAAATTGAAAAAGGCTTTTTTCAAAGTGTGGAGACGGGCAGCACAAACAAAATACGAATTTTGCAATCCTATCAATCCGCTGACAGCACGCTCTATATACAGGAGATCAACCAATGCTATGATACCCTACTTCAAACTTATCAGGGAGCTGCAGCAGCCGCTTCAGAAATTGCGGGAAACGACAGCACCTTAAGAACGTCCGATGCCATCATTTCCAGTGCACTGAGAACTAGTAGCAATAACGCGGCAATCACAGCTGAATCTTTTTCGCTGAGCGGCAGTATGAAGAATGAAACAGATAATACCACAAGTACACTCATGGGCTTTCTCATTCTTTTCGTGGGCATCATCGTCATCCAGGGAAGTCGCACACTCATTGACGAAAAGGAAAACCTGACTTATGAACGAATGCTCGGTATGCCAATCAGTTTTCTCAAGGTGCTGACAGTAAAATCCGTTTCAATTTTCCTTTACTGTGCAGTAAATGTGGTCATTGTCATTGCTGCTGGGCGACTGGTGTTCCACCTACAAATTTTCAATAACCTGCTGCCACTTTGCCTAGTCTTTGCCGCCTACCTAGTTGCCATGATTGGAATTACGCTTATGTTTACCCTTCGTGCTAATAATCAGCAGAAATTTACAGCAGTGGGGATACCTGCAAACATACTGGCAGGAATGCTGGGGGGCTGTTTTTTCCCGATTGACATTGCGCCCAAGGCAATTCAGGTAATTTCTAGGTTTACGCCGCAGGGCTGGGCACTGTCCGCCATCAACAGTTTAAATGCTGCCACCTTGACTCCGACTCTGGTTGCAGCCTGCATTGTATTTACTCTCGGAGGATTGACATTTCTTGCGGTGTTCTTTCTGAGCCATTATTATCGTTTAAAGCTAATGGCAAAATAA
- a CDS encoding class I SAM-dependent methyltransferase, whose product MMKARVIETNEGIQNEITVETFDLFARSMRDKGWNGVNSMIASGIKGGDMLEVGPGPGYVGLELAKKLNNTSLTGCEISPAMIRFAEKNAAEYGISARYVQGNCMNMPFADECFDTVISNGSMHEWENPIRAFNEIYRVLRTGGRYCITDLRRDVHPFKKMVVSLSTQPKNIRPGLVSSLNAAYTVSEIVELLRQSNLHAASVTSDFFGLCITGGK is encoded by the coding sequence TGACCTTTTTGCTAGAAGCATGCGAGATAAGGGTTGGAATGGCGTGAATAGCATGATTGCTTCCGGAATCAAAGGCGGCGATATGCTTGAGGTCGGCCCGGGGCCCGGTTATGTAGGTCTGGAACTTGCTAAGAAACTAAATAATACTTCGCTCACCGGTTGCGAAATCAGCCCTGCTATGATTCGCTTTGCAGAGAAAAACGCCGCCGAATATGGTATTTCTGCCCGCTATGTGCAGGGTAATTGCATGAATATGCCCTTTGCGGACGAATGCTTTGACACTGTCATATCAAATGGATCAATGCACGAATGGGAAAATCCCATTAGGGCCTTCAATGAGATTTATCGAGTTCTCCGTACTGGCGGACGATACTGCATTACCGACTTACGGCGCGACGTACATCCTTTTAAAAAAATGGTGGTGTCCCTGTCCACCCAGCCGAAAAATATACGTCCTGGTCTTGTCTCTTCCTTAAATGCTGCCTATACCGTTTCTGAAATAGTCGAGCTTTTGCGCCAATCGAATCTTCATGCTGCGTCGGTAACCTCTGATTTCTTTGGACTCTGCATTACGGGAGGAAAATGA